One genomic segment of Drosophila melanogaster chromosome 3R includes these proteins:
- the cher gene encoding cheerio, isoform B, giving the protein MPSGKVDKPVIQDNRDGTVSVKYDPREEGSHELVVKYNGEPVQGSPFKFHVDSITSGYVTAYGPGLTHGVTGEPANFTISTKGASAGGLTMAVEGPSKADINYHDNKDGTVSVQYLPTAPGEYQVSVRFGDKHIKGSPYFAKITGEGRKRNQISVGSCSEVTMPGDITDDDLRALNASIQAPSGLEEPCFLKRMPTGNIGISFTPREIGEHLVSVKRLGKHINNSPFKVTVCEREVGDAKKVKVSGTGLKEGQTHADNIFSVDTRNAGFGGLSVSIEGPSKAEIQCTDKDDGTLNISYKPTEPGYYIVNLKFADHHVEGSPFTVKVAGEGSNRKREKIQRERDAVPITEIGSQCKLTFKMPGITSFDLAACVTSPSNVTEDAEIQEVEDGLYAVHFVPKELGVHTVSVRYSEMHIPGSPFQFTVGPLRDSGSHLVKAGGSGLERGVVGEAAEFNVWTREAGGGSLAISVEGPSKADIEFKDRKDGSCDVSYKVTEPGEYRVGLKFNDRHIPDSPFKVYVSPDAGDAHKLEVQQFPQGNIQADAPYQFMVRKNGAKGELDAKIVAPSGTDDDCFIQVIDGEMYSVRFYPRENGIHAIHVKFNGVHIPDSPFRIKVGKDVADPAAVHASGNGLDEVKTGHKADFIINTCNAGVGTLAVSIDGPSKVAMDCTEVEEGYKVRYTPLLPGEHYITVKYNNMHIVGSPFKVNATGDKLADEGAQETSTVIVETVQKVAKGGKNTGVHLPTFKSDASKVVSKGMGLKKAYIGKQNQFSISATDAGNNILYVGMYGPKGPCEEFHVKHAGHNNYNVQYLVRDRGQYVLLIKWGEEHIPGSPFQIDV; this is encoded by the exons ATGCCTAGCGGTAAAGTAGACAAACCCGTGATCCAGGACAACCGTGATGGTACCGTCTCGGTGAAGTACGATCCCCGTGAGGAGGGATCCCACGAGCTGGTGGTCAAATACAACGGAGAACCCGTGCAAG GATCTCCCTTCAAATTCCACGTTGACTCGATCACCTCCGGCTATGTGACTGCCTACGGACCCGGCCTGACCCACGGAGTCACCGGTGAGCCGGCCAACTTTACCATCTCCACCAAGGGAGCCAGCGCCGGTGGCCTGACCATGGCCGTCGAAGGACCCAGCAAGGCTGAC ATCAACTACCATGACAACAAAGACGGCACTGTATCTGTGCAATACCTGCCCACTGCTCCTGGCGAGTACCAGGTGTCCGTTCGCTTCGGCGATAAGCACATCAAGGGATCGCCGTACTTCGCCAAGATCACCGGCGAGGGTCGCAAGCGCAACCAGATCTCGGTTGGCTCCTGCTCCGAAGTGACCATGCCCGGCGACATTACCGATGACGATCTGCGCGCTTTGAACGCCTCGATCCAGGCGCCCAGTGGCCTGGAGGAGCCCTGCTTCCTGAAGCGCATGCCCACTGGCAACATTGGCATCTCGTTCACGCCCCGCGAGATTGGCGAGCATCTGGTGTCGGTGAAGCGTCTGGGCAAGCACATCAACAACTCACCATTTAAGGTGACTGTCTGCGAGCGCGAGGTGGGCGACGCCAAGAAGGTCAAGGTTAGCGGAACTGGCCTCAAGGAGGGTCAAACCCATGCCGACAACATCTTCTCCGTGGACACGAGGAACGCCGGCTTCGGTGGTCTTTCGGTCTCCATTGAGGGTCCCAGCAAGGCTGAGATCCAGTGCACGGATAAGGATGACGGTACTCTCAACATCTCGTACAAGCCCACTGAGCCGGGCTACTACATTGTTAACCTGAAGTTCGCCGATCACCACGTGGAGGGTTCTCCTTTCACCGTCAAGGTTGCCGGCGAGGGCAGCAACCGCAAGCGCGAGAAGATCCAGCGGGAGCGCGATGCTGTTCCAATCACGGAAATCGGAAGCCAGTGCAAGCTGACATTCAAGATGCCGGGCATTACCTCGTTCGATCTGGCCGCCTGTGTCACCTCGCCTAGCAACGTGACCGAGGATGCGGAGATCCAAGAGGTGGAGGATGGCCTCTACGCAGTGCACTTTGTGCCCAAGGAGTTGGGCGTGCACACGGTGTCGGTGCGCTATTCCGAGATGCACATACCCGGATCACCGTTCCAGTTCACCGTGGGACCACTGCGCGACTCCGGCAGCCATCTTGTTAAGGCTGGAGGCTCTGGTCTGGAGCGAGGTGTTGTCGGAGAGGCGGCCGAGTTCAATGTGTGGACCCGCGAGGCAGGCGGTGGTTCCCTGGCCATTTCCGTGGAAGGTCCCAGCAAGGCTGACATCGAGTTTAAGGACCGCAAGGACGGCAGCTGCGATGTGTCGTACAAGGTCACCGAACCGGGAGAGTACCGCGTGGGCCTGAAATTCAACGATCGCCACATACCCGACTCACCATTCAAGGTGTACGTCTCCCCGGATGCGGGTGATGCCCACAAGCTGGAGGTTCAGCAGTTCCCGCAGGGTAACATCCAGGCGGACGCTCCCTACCAATTCATGGTCCGCAAGAACGGTGCCAAGGGTGAGCTGGATGCCAAGATTGTGGCTCCATCCGGAACGGACGATGATTGCTTCATCCAGGTGATCGACGGCGAGATGTACTCGGTGCGATTCTATCCACGCGAGAACGGAATCCATGCCATCCACGTCAAGTTCAACGGCGTCCACATACCCGACTCTCCATTCAGGATCAAGGTGGGCAAGGATGTGGCCGATCCAGCTGCCGTGCACGCCAGCGGCAATGGATTGGACGAAGTGAAGACTGGACACAAGGCCGACTTCATCATCAACACCTGCAACGCCGGCGTTGGCACGTTGGCCGTCTCCATCGATGGACCCTCCAAGGTGGCCATGGACTGCACAGAGGTTGAGGAGGGCTACAAGGTCCGCTACACCCCGCTCCTGCCCGGCGAGCACTACATCACGGTCAAGTACAACAACATGCACATCGTGGGCTCGCCATTCAAGGTGAACGCTACCGGCGACAAGTTAGCGGATGAGGGCGCCCAGGAGACGTCCACGGTGATCGTGGAGACCGTGCAGAAGGTGGCCAAAGGAGGCAAGAACACGGGCGTCCATCTGCCCACCTTTAAGTCGGATGCCAGCAAGGTGGTGTCCAAGGGTATGGGCCTGAAGAAGGCCTACATTGGCAAGCAGAACCAGTTCAGCATCAGCGCCACCGATGCGG GCAACAACATCCTGTACGTGGGCATGTACGGACCAAAGGGACCCTGCGAGGAGTTCCACGTGAAGCACGCTGGCCACAACAACTATAATGTGCAGTATCTGGTGCGCGATCGCGGCCAGTACGTGCTCCTAATCAAGTGGGGCGAGGAGCATATACCCGGCTCCCCATTCCAGATCGATGTGTAG